Proteins encoded together in one Cardiocondyla obscurior isolate alpha-2009 linkage group LG07, Cobs3.1, whole genome shotgun sequence window:
- the LOC139103932 gene encoding aromatic-L-amino-acid decarboxylase: MDIEEFRIRGKEMVDYICEFMSNIHTRRVTPDVGPGYLRPLLPSGPPNNPESWDEIMKDVESKIMPGITHWQHPRFHAYFPAGNSFPSILGDMLSDAIGCIGFSWAASPACTELETIVCDWFGKAIGLPTDFLYFGEDSKGGGVIQGSASECILVCMLAARAQAIARLKESPAHAHLDETALLGKLMAYCSRESHSSVEKDAMICFVKLRILEPDEKSVLRGETLRQAIESDTAEGYVPFFVSTTLGTTACCSFDNLKEIGPVCKKYPGIWLHVDAAYAGNAFICPELKYLMNGVEYADSFNTNTNKFLLTNFDCSCLWVRDRFKLTSALVVDPLYLQHTHADTAIDYRHWSIALSRRFRSLKLWFVMRSYGLSGLQAYIRNHVKLAKRFEALVKKDSRFELCNDVVLGLVCFRAKGSDKFNQKLLSSINDSGKIHMIPARVNQRYIIRFALTAPNATSRDVDTAWSVITDYLSELLEFNDVMDELADIREKKRKATLEQRRSFFVRMVSDPAIQPGFTKTPNRTGAKLDTQATIGGIGSNPQGGAKSWISWPLAYLMQAKEAADTSELSLRFRHLDTMVRLKTGGTGSRRGSSNGCSPDPSPSASPSRGRSPNGRA, translated from the exons ATGGACATCGAAGAGTTCCGCATTCGCGGTAAGGAGATGGTGGACTATATCTGCGAGTTTATGAGCAACATTCATACCAGAAGGGTCACGCCGGATGTTGGCCCTGGCTATCTGAGGCCTCTGCTTCCGTCGGGGCCGCCGAATAATCCGGAATCTTGGGACGAGATTATGAAAGACGTGGAATCGAAGATTATGCCAGGC ATCACGCATTGGCAGCATCCAAGGTTCCACGCCTACTTTCCGGCCGgaaattcttttccttctaTTCTTGGTGATATGTTATCTGATGCGATAGGCTGCATTGGATTTTCTTGG GCGGCCAGTCCTGCTTGCACGGAATTGGAGACGATAGTCTGCGATTGGTTCG GCAAGGCGATCGGTCTACCTACGGATTTCTTATACTTCGGCGAGGACAGTAAAGGCGGAGGTGTCATACAg GGTTCGGCATCGGAATGCATTCTCGTGTGCATGCTGGCTGCTCGAGCACAAGCAATTGCGAGGCTCAAGGAATCTCCCGCACATGCACACTTGGACGAGACCGCGCTGCTTGGCAAGCTGATGGCATATTGCAGCCGGGAAAGTCATAGTTCCGTCGAGAAGGACGCGATGATATGCTTCGTGAAGCTGCGTATTCTCGAGCCCGACGAGAAAAGCGTGCTACGCGGAGAAACTTTACGACAG GCGATCGAGAGCGACACAGCTGAAGGCTACGTTCCCTTTTTCGTCTCAACTACCCTCGGCACTACCGCCTGCTGTTCGTTCGATAATCTTAAGGAAATAGGCCCGGTTTGTAAGAAATATCCAGGG ATCTGGCTTCACGTGGATGCCGCTTACGCCGGAAATGCTTTCATCTGTCCAGAATTGAAATACCTGATGAACGGCGTTGAATACGCCGACTCTTTCAATACCAACACCAACAAATTCTTACTGACGAACTTCGACTGCTCCTGTCTTTGGGTTCGCGACCGATTTAAGCTCACCAGCGCACTCGTCGTGGACCCGCTGTATTTGCAGCACACGCACGCAGACACGGCCATAGATTACCG gCATTGGAGTATAGCATTGAGCAGGCGATTCCGTTCACTAAAGCTATGGTTCGTAATGCGAAGTTACGGGCTATCCGGTCTGCAAGCTTACATCCGAAATCACGTCAAGCTTGCTAAAAGATTCGAGGCGCTCGTCAAGAAGGATTCTAGATTCGAACTTTGCAACGACGTTGTG CTGGGCTTAGTGTGCTTTCGCGCTAAAGGCAGCGATAAATTCAATCAGAAATTATTGAGTTCTATTAACGACTCTGGAAAGATTCACATGATCCCGGCGCGAGTGAATCAGCGCTATATAATACGTTTCGCGCTCACTGCACCCAATGCAACTTCCAGAGATGTTG ACACGGCTTGGAGCGTAATAACGGACTACCTAAGCGAATTGTTAGAATTTAAT GATGTAATGGATGAGCTGGCGGACATTcgtgagaaaaagaggaaggccACCTTGGAGCAAAGAAGATCGTTTTTCGTGCGCATGGTGTCTGATCCTGCGATTCAACCAGGATTCACGAAAACTCCAAACAGGACGGGAGCCAAGCTCGATACGCAAGCAACGATCGGCGGTATCGGATCGAACCCTCAAGGCGGAGC GAAATCTTGGATATCCTGGCCACTTGCTTATCTTATGCAGGCGAAAGAAGCTGCTGATACTAGTGAATTATCGCTCag ATTCCGTCACTTGGACACGATGGTGCGTCTAAAGACCGGCGGTACCGGAAGTCGCCGCGGTAGTAGCAACGGATGCAGTCCGGACCCGTCCCCGTCTGCCTCGCCCTCGCGAGGCAGATCGCCTAACGGCCGCGCGTAA